The genomic region GTTAATTAATCGATTTATCCAACTTAAGGATTAAAATGAGACAATGAGTGGCACGATATATTTCTGAGTGGCGTTATGGTCACCCATTTTTATTCCCTTTTTGTGTAGTTATGTAAATTTAGTAAAATTGGGAGTGTTTAGTCATGATATTGTGTTCTACTTCTACTGGATTTATTCTGCTTCGTAAATGTGAGAGAAGCGGAGCTAATTGGTAATGGTTAGCTAGGTGTTTGTTTAGAAAATATGGTTGGGAAGGACGTCAGTTTATTGTAGAGTTCTAGTATATGAACTGTGTCCTTTGATTTCCAAATATTATTTTCAAATGGGATGGTCAAATGGGGATAATATAAATGGGATGGTCAAATGGAGATAATATAAATGGGATGGAGGATGAATAGCTCAAATTGTCGGTACTTATTGTTGCATTTTGATCAACTGTGCTGCAGAATTGTGAGAGAGCGGACATCATGACGAGGCTGACTCTTGATTTTGCGACAATGCAAAAGGAAAATATTCCGGCTGTTTCAGCTGACGTGACATTTTTGTCAAGCCGGTTTCCTAATTACAAGATAGGATCTGATAACCAGGTGTTGGAGTTGAAAGATAATATGAAGACTTTCTCCATGAAGGAAATTGTCGCCAAGGAAACGGCAATGTTGCTGGAGCAGCAGAAACGCTTGTCTGTTCGTGATCTTGCTCACAAATTTGAGAAAGGACTAGCAGCTGCTGCTAAGTTATCGGAAGAGGTACACCTCTTTAATTAATCTTTACGATTATttatagttacaaatgatgtCTTAGCCTAGCTGTAGGCACCAGAACTTCAGCTTGATATGTCGTACGTTTGAATCTCCCTCGCTTTGTATAGTGCTGCCTTCGTGCCTCCTTTCACACACAAAAACACTCCTATTGTCTATAACTAAGTTCATACACCCTTTAGGTTATTACTATACCTGATAAGCTTCTTGGGTGTTCTCCGTTTGCATTGTGGCGCAGAAGTTACAGTGAATGTAGCCATTATTAGTGAACTAACAAGTTCAAAATATTGACGCCTACAAAGAAATGAGATGGTAATGATCAAAATAATATTGAACTTCAATGTAATCACAAAGCTTTGGTCCCAATTTGGTTTGTAGTCATCTAACTTGAACCATCAATTGAAACCGACAACTTGACGTAGTAAAACAAGAAAAGTATAAAAAACATGGGTGCTGAAGCAACTCAGCATGACCCTAAATGTGCTCTTCATATACAGGACAAACTGAAGGAAGCGGCTTCTTTGGAGAAGCATGTACTTCTGAAGAACCTTAGAGATGCTTTGGAAGCCCTGAGGGGTCGTGTGACGGGTAAAAACATGGATGATGTGGAAACAGCGATTTCTATGGTAGGGCTTGCTTAGTTATTCCTGTCTTAATTCTTTCTATTGGCTTTTCTAGGCTAAATAGTCTGTTAGAAAAGCAGGACGAACATTTGTAGCTTCATATATATAATTGGCCAATGGTTTTCTTAACTCAGGTCGAAGCTTTAGCTGTTCAGTTGGCAAAAAGGGAGGGAGAGTTGCTTCATGAGAAGGAAGAAGTGAAAAGGCTAGCCAATTTTTTGAAGCAGGTATGCTGGGGACCGAGTATAAATGTTTACTGTGATTAGATTCTTTAGTTTTAGCAAACATGAAGTTTTGGTTTACAATAAGAAGCATTATCTCACCCCCGTGCCCATATCCACCTTTTCTTTCGGTCTTAGGCATCGGAGGAAGCAAAAAGGCTTGTTGAGGAAGAAAGATCTAATGCTCGTGCAGAAATTGAGAATGCAAGAGCCGCAGTTCAACGCGTGGAAGAAGCCATACAGGAACATGAGCAGATGTCAAGAGTTTCAGGAGAGCAGGTTCGTCTTTGACCGGTTTAAATCTTGTATGACATGGATAGTTAGATATAAGTTCCGTACCAAAGATTTCTCCTTTAACTCCTTCTGTTTCTTCAGGACTATGAAGAATTAATACGGGAGGTTCAAGAGGCTAGACGCATAAAAATGCTTCATCAACCTAGCAAGGTATTTCTATCTTGTTTTATTTGCTCGTCTCTGAAATTTTTTAGTATCTTTAGGGCTTAGGCTTCTTTCAACGAGCCTGTCATTGACAATGTCAGGAACTCTTAATGCAACAGTTCTTGAATCATATCTCGAAAGAGCATATTGACACTAATAATAAGTGATCAGATGTTTCTTGAATATGATTTTTTGTGTAGTAGTAGTGTAACACCTTAATTCAACTGCGACCCTCTCAGGTTATGGACATGGAATATGAACTTCGAGCGTTAAGGGCTCAGCTGCTCGAGAAAACCACGCGTTCTGTTCAGTTACAGAAGGAGGTATTGGAAACTTATCCCCCTACTAGTATGTGTTTGACTTTTTCCATTCACATTTGATTTAGTATAGTCTGTACTTTGTAGAGTTAGTGCATAGCAGTAGCGTCATTAACACAGTTCCGTTGAATCTATTTCTGTACGGCTCAAAGTCTCATTTTAACATTCGACTTCTTGCAGTTGGCTATGAATAAACCAAACGAGGATGAATCCACTCATTTATATGAAATGATTGGCCAAGAATTATTGGGTTCATGTTTGTTGGTCCAAAAGTGTTTAGATGAGGCTGTGGATCTATCGGAGTGCTTGATCCAGTGGTACCGAGTGGCATCTGATACCGACAAAAGGGAACCTATTTCTGGTATAAATTTGCTGAGCATTAACATgatgtactccctctgtcctggtcaattgttgtcttttggttttggcacaaagacctaGGAAAAAAtgagtggaccaaattgagtgtgaaggatcaaattgcttatcaaatgcatttctaaaatagaaaggacaacaattgaccgagatACCCCagaatggaataggacaacaaataaccgggaccGAGGGAGTATTATTTGTTGATATGTAAAACAGATTAGTTTGCCAAGCATTACGACATATGGAGTAGTCACTTTATTGTATGTTTTTGTCTTATATTAGGGGCCACTAAGCCAGCTTATGCTCCTGAACCTTTTGATGTCGGACGATTCCTGAAGGTAGAAATCACTCATGACGGCCATAATGTTACAGTGTCCTCAACTGGTCCAATTGATCCAGGTTTGTTTTTGATGTCCTAATCAAATTGGTAGCAGTACATAAATCTATTCTGGATGTGAGTTCACCTTTTTTTTTAATCATTACAGCACCAGGTTTGGGAAGCTATGTTGAGGCTCTTTTGCGGAGACATGATACCGAATTCAATGTAAGCTACTTTTAACAGTATCAAAATGAAACTAGTGAAAAAAGAAATACAGCAGTAAATCGGAGCCCATCAGTGACATGACTATTGTAAATGTCACGTAACAGTCGGAACAAGAGACTGATGCTGTAATTGCTGTTTTGTTAACTAGCATCTTGCATTCTACAGGTAGTTGTCACCCAGATAAATGGAGTCGATCAACAATCACAATCGATACATGTTCTCCACGTGGGAAAAATGCGGATGAAGCTTTGTAAAGGGAAGACAACCGTAGCCAAGGAGTATTATTCGACCTCAATGCAGGTGTGCtgttttgaaatgaaaacaatATCATAGCTAAATTACCTAAAGAAGCCAAATCTGGTTGTGGTACCATGTTAACATATTTTGAGTTAGCAATCGCATTTTAATGTGTAAGGCCCAGAGATGCTTAAGCTATATATACTGTACTTAATCCGTGCACAAGAGCATGGTGACCTGACCCAAATTCGTAAAATACAACCCTAACCCGAGTTGACCCTTGCCGAAACATGACAATGGCCAAATCCTAAATTGCCCAAAATGACTaattagaaaagaaaaaaaagactaATAATTATGACCCGAAATGACCTGAACTTTAAAATATCGAAGTAGCCCGAATGGACTTGTCCCCGAATTGACCATAACATTACACGTGAAACGACATGAACCTTTCCGAGTAACCCGTTTGCTAGATCTAGTCGTAAATGGTGATACTGTGATAGACCATACAAGTATCTTGTTGTGAACATGTAATCTTGCCAACAGATAGATAATATAGCATTGGATCGACTAAAAAAATTTTAAACTTGCTAAGTTTTCATTTTAGCTGATTAGTACAGCACCATTATTACTGAGGTTTCTGTAATGCATGAACATTACTTGCTTTAGCTCTTCACCATATCCATATGTGGATAAATTGCTAGAAACACTGCCCTTCGGTACTTATGAAACACATCCACAGATTCCGTTCTCTTTCCTCAGGAATAATGTTGGGAACTAATACTTGTGTTATTATTTTCACAATTTTAGCTATGTGGGGTTAGAGGTGGTGGAAATGCTGCAGCTCAAGCTGTATTTTGGCAAGTAAAGTCGGGACTGAGCTTCATTGTAGCCTTTGAATCCTCAAGGGATAGAAACGCTGCTGTTTTACTTGCCAGGCGATTTGCTTTCGACTGTAATGTAAGTTCACCTTCAAACTTTAACTTTAGAATCCGATAATGAGCTCATGATATATTGCATTTTGGTGGTAATACGGTCGTAGCTTAACGAGCTCGAGATATATCGTATTTTTCTTTCGAGCCTCATTACTCCGAAAAATACTTCCTTTTTTTTTGGCACGAGCCAACTTCTTATATTTGTACTCTATTGTGCATGCTTGGAATTGGCAGATTACGCTAGCCGGTCCTGGTGACAGAACACCTCTAGGGACATGATCCATGCCGCTCATCTTTGGGCTACATGTAACTATCATTCTATCAACTGTACCGTGTATATTAGGCTGTATTAATACAAAGGCAGAAGGCTCGAGGAGAGTGTTCAACTGTGTCGTGTGAAAGTGTGTGCGATGGCTTGTGCAATGTGTCCGACCATTCTCCTCCCCTAACCATAGAGGGATCTTCTATTAATTGGCCTTTTTTAATGGCTCATCGTATCGTAATCCCTGAGTTGTATTCTTAATAGCAGATAGAGACtgattgattatttgattgtcATTAGTGTGTTTTTTTTAAATAGAATGACAACTGAGATTGATTTATTGTAATTTGTGTGTGTGTCGATTTGTAATAGAATGTGTGTTGAGTTGTTTTCGATGTACTGAGATCTATTTGATTTTATCTATTCATGAATTTTTCGGGTTATTAGAGATCTAAGCCAGTTTTGGTATGGAAGGATTTATATTCAGAACGCGCCTATCACCTGTCTCGGTGACCCCTCCAACATAATCATATGGACGATTATTTTctggtgttgaccaggagtatcccctaccgacagatGTTAAACGTGTTTCATTGTAACCATAACCATAGTGCCAATATGACATGGTGATGGACTGCAGTACCTCCATATGTGAATTCAAATGCCATATCCACC from Silene latifolia isolate original U9 population chromosome 3, ASM4854445v1, whole genome shotgun sequence harbors:
- the LOC141646637 gene encoding stomatal closure-related actin-binding protein 1-like isoform X2; translated protein: MTRLTLDFATMQKENIPAVSADVTFLSSRFPNYKIGSDNQVLELKDNMKTFSMKEIVAKETAMLLEQQKRLSVRDLAHKFEKGLAAAAKLSEEDKLKEAASLEKHVLLKNLRDALEALRGRVTGKNMDDVETAISMVEALAVQLAKREGELLHEKEEVKRLANFLKQASEEAKRLVEEERSNARAEIENARAAVQRVEEAIQEHEQMSRVSGEQDYEELIREVQEARRIKMLHQPSKVMDMEYELRALRAQLLEKTTRSVQLQKELAMNKPNEDESTHLYEMIGQELLGSCLLVQKCLDEAVDLSECLIQWYRVASDTDKREPISGATKPAYAPEPFDVGRFLKVEITHDGHNVTVSSTGPIDPAPGLGSYVEALLRRHDTEFNVVVTQINGVDQQSQSIHVLHVGKMRMKLCKGKTTVAKEYYSTSMQLCGVRGGGNAAAQAVFWQVKSGLSFIVAFESSRDRNAAVLLARRFAFDCNITLAGPGDRTPLGT
- the LOC141646637 gene encoding stomatal closure-related actin-binding protein 1-like isoform X1; the protein is MLNSSQRNTLQVANTDSISNLRNTSKENCERADIMTRLTLDFATMQKENIPAVSADVTFLSSRFPNYKIGSDNQVLELKDNMKTFSMKEIVAKETAMLLEQQKRLSVRDLAHKFEKGLAAAAKLSEEDKLKEAASLEKHVLLKNLRDALEALRGRVTGKNMDDVETAISMVEALAVQLAKREGELLHEKEEVKRLANFLKQASEEAKRLVEEERSNARAEIENARAAVQRVEEAIQEHEQMSRVSGEQDYEELIREVQEARRIKMLHQPSKVMDMEYELRALRAQLLEKTTRSVQLQKELAMNKPNEDESTHLYEMIGQELLGSCLLVQKCLDEAVDLSECLIQWYRVASDTDKREPISGATKPAYAPEPFDVGRFLKVEITHDGHNVTVSSTGPIDPAPGLGSYVEALLRRHDTEFNVVVTQINGVDQQSQSIHVLHVGKMRMKLCKGKTTVAKEYYSTSMQLCGVRGGGNAAAQAVFWQVKSGLSFIVAFESSRDRNAAVLLARRFAFDCNITLAGPGDRTPLGT